A single genomic interval of uncultured Desulfobulbus sp. harbors:
- a CDS encoding radical SAM protein: METTPSTADQGCQINYLILALTTRCNLRCRYCYHGSLENRLDMDPATLSQVLDLAARGSGPLHIQLSGGEPCLVPELIERACREARQISRPMSMGIQVNGTCLNRQVIGLIREYRLQVGVSLDGTPKVQEALRGRASETLRGLMLLEREEIPFRVTTVISQENVGQLDRLALLLGGFRQARGIGLDLLVCKGNCAERNDAPAPAEADALVRGLQGLTRTLDEINCRRSIPLRLREWDLVRHMLARREPQQNRVFCQAAQGASLAVHPDGRLFPCGQSLGDERFAANLAEVGNRPCLPPTSLRSLHKDCSGCPLEHCCPGDCPSRLFYNPPAVRKLACTLYQTLAAACGNEQTETAVSSNFSNDGLIHERRHPCRL, encoded by the coding sequence ATGGAAACCACGCCCTCGACTGCAGATCAAGGTTGCCAGATCAACTATTTGATTCTCGCGCTTACCACTCGCTGCAATCTGCGCTGCCGCTACTGCTACCACGGCAGTCTGGAAAATCGATTGGATATGGATCCGGCTACCCTGAGCCAGGTACTGGACCTGGCTGCAAGGGGCTCCGGGCCGCTGCATATTCAGCTGAGCGGCGGCGAGCCCTGCCTGGTGCCTGAGCTGATAGAGAGGGCCTGCCGCGAGGCCCGTCAGATATCCCGCCCCATGAGCATGGGCATTCAGGTGAACGGCACCTGCCTCAACAGGCAGGTCATCGGCCTGATTCGGGAATACCGTCTGCAGGTGGGAGTGAGTCTCGACGGCACGCCCAAGGTGCAGGAGGCCCTTCGCGGTCGGGCCTCCGAGACCCTGCGCGGCCTGATGCTCCTGGAGCGGGAGGAGATTCCCTTTCGGGTCACCACGGTGATCAGCCAGGAAAACGTCGGCCAGTTGGACCGGCTGGCCCTGCTCCTGGGCGGGTTTCGTCAGGCTCGGGGGATCGGTCTTGATCTGCTGGTCTGCAAGGGAAATTGTGCAGAGCGCAACGATGCACCGGCCCCTGCGGAGGCAGATGCCCTGGTCCGTGGGCTTCAAGGGCTGACCAGGACACTGGATGAGATCAATTGCAGGAGAAGCATTCCCCTGCGATTGCGGGAATGGGATCTGGTGCGGCACATGCTGGCACGCCGTGAACCACAGCAGAATCGGGTCTTCTGTCAGGCCGCCCAGGGCGCGAGCCTGGCCGTTCATCCCGATGGCCGCTTGTTTCCCTGTGGGCAAAGCCTTGGCGATGAACGATTTGCCGCAAACCTTGCAGAGGTGGGCAATCGTCCCTGCTTGCCGCCGACTTCGCTCCGCTCACTGCACAAAGACTGTTCGGGCTGCCCGCTTGAGCACTGTTGTCCGGGCGACTGCCCCAGCCGCCTGTTCTATAATCCTCCGGCGGTTCGGAAGTTGGCCTGTACCCTCTACCAGACCCTGGCGGCGGCCTGCGGCAACGAGCAAACCGAGACCGCCGTTTCTTCCAATTTTTCCAATGACGGATTGATCCATGAACGGAGGCATCCATGTCGTCTTTAA
- a CDS encoding nitrilase-related carbon-nitrogen hydrolase — translation MSSLKLGLLHLAIQHKKPEHNRQQLFDLCREAGERGMQLIAAPELAISGYSFASIRDMEPYAETLKGPTLTGMAVICREYSMYACIGMAERDPDSGILYNSAFVIDPQGAVVCRYRKMNAEFRWACPGNPCDDNTFLTPWGRVGVLICSDCYHSLMPRVTALRGANLLLVLANWPPVGELDPVEIWRARAVENGLYVAVCNRTGLDATMDCRKGPSALISNQGAIHLQKVVRKSKLVRASVPLNSDQSLKGGHRLKRLANRHHEHMHACYLNRAGISDLTSLLQLPRTGQLQLCCHCPDPKIGMRPTLSQIEASSGTAATLHILPTGHYDDTDIDGLRIWCAATGHKVVLSRSSESGESLYWFDGKEQPRFRSWDSEHGDEDEEGDFPVFDCGAARVHLVPGCGLYHPELFLACAKQGADLVILFNRSFNDKLCLLAGARTIEQVAVALCSPQGAGIWTTPEGHQRWGEMLAGPGEHCTAILDTCRTRTKRFQERIDYRTLLQDPQTTANSESTQAHA, via the coding sequence ATGTCGTCTTTAAAGCTTGGATTGTTGCATCTGGCCATCCAGCACAAGAAACCTGAACACAACCGCCAACAGCTTTTTGACCTCTGCCGGGAAGCCGGAGAACGCGGTATGCAGCTGATCGCCGCCCCGGAACTGGCCATATCCGGATACTCCTTTGCGAGCATTCGCGACATGGAACCCTACGCAGAGACTCTCAAAGGGCCGACCTTGACCGGGATGGCCGTAATATGTCGAGAGTACTCCATGTACGCCTGTATCGGTATGGCCGAGCGGGACCCGGACAGCGGTATTCTCTACAACAGCGCCTTTGTGATCGATCCGCAGGGTGCTGTCGTTTGCCGCTATCGGAAGATGAACGCCGAATTCCGCTGGGCCTGTCCCGGCAATCCCTGCGATGACAACACCTTTCTCACCCCCTGGGGACGGGTCGGGGTGCTGATCTGCTCGGATTGCTACCACAGCCTGATGCCGCGGGTGACTGCCCTGCGCGGGGCCAATCTGCTCTTGGTGCTGGCCAACTGGCCGCCGGTGGGTGAGCTCGATCCTGTGGAGATTTGGCGGGCGCGGGCTGTGGAAAACGGCCTCTATGTCGCGGTCTGCAACCGTACCGGTCTCGATGCCACCATGGATTGCCGCAAGGGTCCTTCGGCCCTGATCAGTAACCAGGGCGCCATTCATCTGCAGAAAGTAGTACGAAAATCCAAGTTGGTGCGGGCCAGTGTGCCGTTGAACAGTGATCAGAGTCTCAAGGGGGGGCACCGGCTCAAGCGATTGGCAAACCGGCACCATGAGCACATGCACGCCTGTTATCTCAATCGTGCCGGCATCAGCGATCTGACATCTTTACTGCAACTGCCACGAACCGGTCAGTTGCAACTCTGCTGTCATTGTCCTGATCCGAAAATCGGCATGCGCCCGACCCTGTCGCAGATCGAGGCAAGCAGTGGTACCGCCGCCACCCTCCATATCCTGCCGACCGGCCATTATGACGACACCGATATCGACGGCCTGCGCATCTGGTGCGCGGCCACCGGGCACAAGGTGGTGCTCAGCAGAAGCAGTGAAAGCGGGGAAAGTTTGTACTGGTTTGACGGCAAGGAGCAGCCCCGGTTCCGTTCATGGGACAGTGAGCATGGCGATGAGGACGAGGAGGGCGATTTTCCGGTGTTTGATTGCGGCGCCGCCCGGGTTCATCTCGTGCCCGGTTGCGGTCTCTATCATCCGGAGCTGTTTTTGGCCTGTGCCAAACAGGGGGCGGATCTGGTGATCCTCTTCAACCGGAGCTTCAACGACAAGCTGTGTCTGTTGGCCGGTGCCCGCACCATCGAACAGGTGGCGGTCGCCCTCTGTTCCCCCCAGGGGGCCGGAATCTGGACAACGCCGGAGGGGCACCAGCGCTGGGGGGAAATGCTGGCCGGTCCGGGCGAGCATTGCACCGCGATCCTCGATACCTGCAGGACCCGCACCAAACGATTCCAGGAAAGGATCGATTACCGCACCCTGCTCCAGGATCCGCAGACGACGGCCAACAGCGAATCTACGCAGGCACATGCCTAA